The genomic stretch GCTGGAAAAATTATGAGCAAATACAAATCAAGAGAAATAAAATTCAAAGAAATAATCGAAATAAATGGCTGGAAACTAAAAGTGTATATTATCACAAAAGGAGAATGAGCATACCTCCCCCTTGTCAATGAACTTTATTAACTGATTGAATATCGGCTGTCCGCTAAAATTACTACTTTTGCCCATGGCTTAACTTTTTTGTGTCGTAACTCAAAAGTAGCCACAATGGGCTGGTTCAGCAATGGACTGGCCCTCTTTCATTTATTTTTTACCGGACACCAATGAATTAAGAATAAAATAACTGTTGCCAACAACTAAGTTTTCGTGCGGCTTGTAAAGCCAAGCATGAAAACGCTGTTGCACTGCCTGCCCGTAACCACCTTATAAAGTACATGTTTCATAGTGAGTTTTGACCACCTAGCTTTGTGGAAAAACAAGAAGATATGAACCTACAAGAAGAAATGTCCTCCCTAGTCGAAGAATACAAGAGCAGCGGTTTGACACAGAAATCCTTCAGTGAGCAAAAAGGGATCGGCTTCCACAAATTCAATTATTGGTACCGGAAGCTGAGGGATGAACAGTCCCGGGGAGCGACCGGCTTTATGCCTGTCCGTACCCAGGGCAGCAGCCTTCCAGCAGAGACAGTGGAAGTGGTCTATCCGAACGGGGTAAAGCTGCGGGTGCCTGGCGGGGACCTATCGCTGTTGTCGAACCTGATCAAACTCTACTGATGTTTTCACTGGGCTCCCAGCACCAATA from Echinicola soli encodes the following:
- the tnpA gene encoding IS66 family insertion sequence element accessory protein TnpA translates to MNLQEEMSSLVEEYKSSGLTQKSFSEQKGIGFHKFNYWYRKLRDEQSRGATGFMPVRTQGSSLPAETVEVVYPNGVKLRVPGGDLSLLSNLIKLY